The following are from one region of the Amia ocellicauda isolate fAmiCal2 chromosome 1, fAmiCal2.hap1, whole genome shotgun sequence genome:
- the linc.pou2af1 gene encoding colorectal cancer associated 2 isoform X2: MRVQCSLPFFNIVETPIRISQNHSSQIQEACSTTLPVPYYDCGPTTALADNNHFQQRHYQDNVCYDQIQMPPNAFDNQQFIDMILQNENFTNTPLPPAFCAQQGSLEPFHQGFDYYSPGMAPSSPSDSSNLPSPADYNSYSPPECYSSSSSCYGSPTRMDSRYSAMTEDYHHQHCSLQYCYCSEVPDHLGYPQYTQCATTDCLYPSAVGEQGYFRTEFATLDMCYL, translated from the exons ATGCGAGTGCAATGCAGTCTGCCTTTCTTTAACATTGTGGAAACGCCTATTCGG ATATCCCAAAACCACAGTTCACAGATTCAAGAGGCGTGTTCTACAACCCTCCCTG TCCCTTATTATGACTGTGGTCCTACAACCGCCCTGGCCGACAACAACCATTTCCAGCAGAGACACTACCAGGACAACGTTTGCTACGACCAGATCCAAATGCCGCCCAATGCCTTCGACAACCAGCAGTTTATTGACATGATTCTTCAAAACGAAAACTTCACCAACACCCCTCTGCCCCCAGCCTTCTGTGCCCAGCAGGGCTCTCTTGAACCCTTCCACCAAGGCTTTGACTACTACAGTCCAGGAATG gcACCCAGTTCTCCCTCCGACTCCTCCAACCTCCCCAGCCCGGCTGACTACAATAGTTATTCTCCTCCTGAATGTTATTCATCGTCTTCTTCATGCTATGGCTCTCCAACGCGCATGGATTCCAGATATAGCGCCATGACCGAAGATTACCATCACCAGCACTGCAGCCTCCAGTACTGCTATTGCTCTGAGGTGCCAGACCACCTGGGATATCCCCAGTATACCCAGTGCGCCACGACAGACTGTCTGTACCCCTCAGCTGTAGGGGAACAGGGCTACTTCAGAACAGAGTTTGCCACTTTGGATATGTGCTACCTCTAA